Proteins from a single region of Segatella copri:
- the xseB gene encoding exodeoxyribonuclease VII small subunit: MEKEEMKYEQAVRELEEIVERMENDELDIDQLSEQLKRAKTLVKLCKDKLTKTDEEIKKLLSED; the protein is encoded by the coding sequence ATGGAAAAAGAAGAAATGAAATACGAACAAGCCGTAAGAGAGCTTGAAGAAATCGTAGAAAGAATGGAGAATGATGAACTCGATATTGATCAGCTCTCCGAGCAGTTGAAACGTGCCAAAACCTTGGTGAAACTCTGTAAAGACAAACTCACCAAGACCGATGAGGAAATCAAGAAACTCCTCAGCGAGGATTGA
- the xseA gene encoding exodeoxyribonuclease VII large subunit translates to MKQRLSLYELNSIVREVISMSLPDSYWVEAELSEAREGYGGHCYLELIEKDERSNTPIAKAHASCWRNRWMFIKPNFERITGQRIHAGMKVLLKVHAQFHENYGFSWIVDDIDPNYTMGDMARKRLEIINTLKAEGVFELQKELALPMFCQRIAVISSATAAGYGDFCNQLADNDYGLQFQTRLFPATMQGEGVEQSVIAALDSINAEWEQFDCVVIIRGGGATSDLSGFDTLALAENVANFPLPIITGIGHERDESVLDMISFQRVKTPTAAAAFLVNHLTEVYARVMNAQEAIVQNVKHRLQVEKMRLDRLSNTIPVKFSLVKTKQGAYLDRLMSRLNTNVQSKLSEAQRHFEILSQNIQPILERKMLNESHRLQLLSQRIQAQDPELLLKRGYSITLKDGKSIRSASQLKSGDIIETRLAEGSVKAKVE, encoded by the coding sequence ATGAAGCAAAGGTTATCTCTCTATGAATTAAACTCCATAGTCCGTGAGGTCATTTCGATGTCCTTGCCCGACAGCTATTGGGTGGAAGCGGAACTCTCCGAGGCTCGCGAGGGCTACGGCGGGCACTGCTATCTGGAACTCATCGAGAAGGATGAGCGGTCTAATACGCCCATTGCTAAGGCGCATGCCTCCTGCTGGCGAAACCGATGGATGTTCATCAAACCGAATTTCGAGCGCATCACCGGACAGCGCATTCATGCCGGTATGAAAGTGCTACTCAAGGTACACGCGCAGTTTCATGAGAACTATGGCTTCTCCTGGATAGTAGATGATATTGATCCTAACTATACGATGGGCGATATGGCGCGCAAGCGGCTGGAAATCATCAATACGCTGAAAGCAGAGGGCGTATTCGAACTGCAGAAGGAGTTGGCGCTCCCGATGTTCTGCCAGCGCATCGCCGTCATTTCCAGTGCTACGGCAGCAGGTTATGGTGATTTCTGCAACCAGCTTGCCGATAACGATTATGGTCTGCAGTTTCAAACCCGCCTCTTTCCGGCTACGATGCAGGGCGAGGGAGTAGAGCAGAGTGTGATAGCTGCCCTCGACAGTATCAATGCCGAATGGGAACAGTTTGACTGCGTAGTCATCATCCGAGGCGGTGGCGCTACGAGCGATCTCTCGGGTTTCGACACCCTGGCGCTTGCCGAGAATGTGGCAAACTTCCCGCTGCCTATCATCACGGGAATAGGACATGAAAGGGACGAGAGTGTGCTGGATATGATTTCTTTCCAGCGTGTAAAGACACCGACAGCCGCTGCTGCCTTCCTCGTCAACCATCTTACCGAGGTTTATGCCCGTGTAATGAATGCGCAAGAGGCTATCGTGCAGAATGTGAAGCACCGTCTGCAGGTGGAGAAGATGAGGCTCGACAGACTGAGCAACACGATTCCTGTCAAGTTTTCGCTGGTGAAGACGAAGCAGGGAGCCTATCTCGACCGTCTGATGAGCCGTTTAAACACGAATGTCCAGTCGAAACTATCGGAAGCCCAGCGCCATTTCGAGATTCTTTCTCAGAATATTCAGCCGATATTGGAAAGGAAGATGCTCAACGAGAGTCATCGTCTGCAGCTTCTTTCCCAGCGCATCCAGGCACAAGACCCCGAATTGTTGCTGAAACGTGGCTACAGCATTACGCTGAAAGATGGCAAAAGCATCCGCTCTGCCTCGCAACTGAAGTCTGGCGACATCATTGAAACGAGGTTGGCCGAGGGCAGCGTGAAGGCAAAAGTTGAATAA
- a CDS encoding S8 family peptidase, with product MMKKFLMLYAFLMTALSLFAREDRVSNFEQLMRLPRIAETDMVSYPGGKCMMYRLYLRDKDLNHTPFSVSRPADFLSPRSIERRKRQNLPIDVTDLPIAPAYEQAVSEAGIEIVGKSKWNNTLLVRIHKEKELRKLDDLDFITRKMKVFSAPDSVSQRIRSTVRRELNDWTGGVGEYGAADAQIKSLNGKRLHGTGHLGKGMMIAVFDGGFMNVDKIPALHNIRLAGVKDFVVPQSKNIFAEMEHGTMVLSTMAANEPERFVGVAPEAQYLLVRCEDERTESLAEEDYWAFAAEYADSCGVDVINSSLGYHGFDDASTNHHYYEQDGNSTLISRTASMCADKGIICVNSAGNDGMGSWKKINFPADARNILTVGSVNEMGENAAFSAVGPTVDGRIKPDVMAYGSPTCVITGRGNIINDNGTSFSSPLIAGMVACLWQALPQKTAKQIMKLVRLAGNNQHHPDNVFGYGVPDFWKAYQTGKAIK from the coding sequence ATGATGAAAAAATTTTTGATGCTTTATGCATTTTTAATGACCGCTCTTTCTTTGTTTGCTCGCGAAGACAGGGTTAGCAATTTTGAGCAACTGATGCGGTTGCCCCGCATCGCCGAAACCGATATGGTGTCGTATCCGGGAGGCAAGTGTATGATGTATCGTCTTTATCTCAGAGACAAAGACCTCAATCACACTCCCTTTTCGGTAAGTCGCCCGGCAGATTTTCTCTCTCCCCGTTCCATTGAGCGCAGAAAGAGGCAGAATCTGCCCATCGATGTTACTGATTTGCCTATAGCTCCTGCTTATGAGCAGGCTGTAAGCGAGGCAGGCATCGAGATTGTGGGCAAGAGCAAGTGGAACAATACCCTGCTGGTCCGCATTCATAAGGAGAAGGAACTACGGAAACTGGATGATCTCGATTTCATCACCCGGAAGATGAAGGTCTTCTCTGCTCCCGATTCTGTCAGTCAGCGCATCAGAAGTACCGTTCGCAGGGAATTGAACGATTGGACTGGTGGAGTAGGCGAATATGGTGCTGCCGATGCGCAGATCAAGTCGCTCAACGGCAAGCGGCTGCATGGAACCGGACATTTGGGCAAAGGAATGATGATTGCTGTCTTCGACGGCGGATTCATGAATGTGGATAAGATTCCGGCGCTGCATAATATCAGATTGGCGGGCGTTAAGGACTTTGTGGTTCCTCAATCCAAGAATATTTTCGCCGAGATGGAGCATGGAACGATGGTGCTTTCTACGATGGCTGCCAACGAACCCGAAAGATTCGTGGGGGTGGCGCCTGAGGCTCAATATCTGCTGGTGCGCTGTGAAGATGAGCGCACAGAGAGTCTGGCAGAAGAGGATTACTGGGCTTTTGCGGCTGAATATGCTGACAGTTGTGGCGTGGATGTCATCAACTCTTCGTTAGGCTATCATGGCTTCGATGATGCGTCTACCAACCATCATTATTATGAGCAGGACGGTAATTCTACCCTCATCTCCCGCACCGCTTCGATGTGTGCTGACAAGGGAATCATCTGTGTCAATTCTGCAGGAAACGACGGAATGGGAAGTTGGAAGAAAATCAATTTCCCTGCCGATGCACGCAATATCCTTACCGTGGGCAGCGTAAACGAAATGGGCGAGAATGCGGCTTTCAGTGCTGTGGGACCTACTGTTGACGGCAGAATCAAGCCTGATGTGATGGCTTACGGAAGTCCTACCTGTGTGATTACGGGCCGTGGAAATATCATCAATGATAACGGAACGTCTTTCTCTTCTCCGCTCATCGCCGGAATGGTAGCGTGTCTCTGGCAGGCTTTGCCTCAGAAGACGGCTAAGCAGATTATGAAACTCGTGAGATTGGCTGGTAATAATCAGCATCATCCCGATAATGTATTCGGATATGGTGTGCCTGATTTCTGGAAGGCTTATCAGACGGGGAAAGCGATTAAGTAA